The window CTGGAGTTGCGAAGAGACGTTGGTATAAATTTTGAAACCGGTGAGGACCAGCTGATTGGTTTGCTAGTCTTTGCATCACTTCAGTTCTAATTTCTGTTTTCATTTTTCTTCCCAGTTAATAAAAAAGATTTTGGGCCTCAGCCCAAAATCTTATTTTGTTTCCCGATGTAATGTAACTTTTCTTTCACGTGGGCAATACTTTTCTAATTCTAAACGGTCGGGGTTATTACGACGATTTTTAGATGTTAAGTAATTGCGTTCGTGGCATTCAGTACATTCTAAAGTGATGTGTACACGCATGTTAAATACCTCCAAACAATGCTTTTTAGATTTATCAAATATAACAAATACTAGTCTACCATCTTTTCAGATTAATTTCTACCAATTAATCAAATAAACGTTAAGTATTTCTACTTGACGCTAATTATCGTTGTGTTGTACGTCTTTCCAGTAAGCTTGATAAATGTTTTTCGCTAAATCAATGTTATTGCTTTGAGCATCATTCGGTAAGTTGGTCATCGCTAAGGCCACAACCACTTGTGGGTGATCTGATGGAGCATACGAAGCCAAACTCAGGGTCGTTGTTTCCTGACCGTTATAGAAGGTTTGCGCCGTCCCCGTCTTAGCCGAAATCTCCGGTTTAATGTCAGCTAGGGCGCCACCGGTCTTGTACTTATTGTGACCATGAACCACTTGGTAGAGTCCTTGCTTAATTACACGGCTTTCATCGGTACTCATTGGAACCGTATTTAAAACCTGCGGCATAATGGTTTCACGAACTGCTCCTAGTTTTCCTGTTTTACCGTTCGTACTTCGCACATTTTCAACCACGTGTGGACGTACCCGGTACCCACCGTTTGCAATGGTCGACATATATTGAGCAACTTGTAAAGTCGTGTAGCCGTCATAGTTACCGAAAGATTCATCAAGCGCCTTCCCGATGTTTGCAAATCCGCCTGGTCCTTCAATCCCGGTCGTTTCATTTGGTAAGTCAATTCCGGTTTTAACTCCGAGTCCAAACTGGTTAAAGTAACCCCGCTCGATGTTAAAAATGTTAGGATTCATGTTCAAAGGAGCCCCTTCAACATAGTGATATCCAGCTTCTTTCATGGCTAATTGCATCATGTACGAGTTAGAAGAAACTTCTAACGCATCCGAAGCATTTAATGCAATGTTAGCGGCTCCCGTCTTGTTAAACCAGGAACTCTTCGTAGTTCCTCCATTTTTAATTGGCATGTCAGTCAAAGTGCTGCTTTCAGGCGTAATTACTTTACTCCGTAATGCTCCATAAACCGTAGCACCTTTAACTACCGAACCCATGGTAATCGAACTATTCATTACCCCTAGATCATTCTGCGTAACCTTCCCGGTTTTAGGATTGCGGCTGACCCCGGCCATACCGATAATTGCTCCTGTATTAGGATTCATTACGACGGCATAAGTTCCAGTCGCATTTCCACCTGGTTGAGCTTTTTTCACCATATCCTGCAATTCCTTTTGGAATTTACCATTAATGGAAAGCTGGAGGTTGTCGCCACGCCGACCGGGATACTTTTTAACCGCCTTAACAATTTGATCATCACTATTTAACTTAATG of the Fructilactobacillus cliffordii genome contains:
- the rpmG gene encoding 50S ribosomal protein L33; this translates as MRVHITLECTECHERNYLTSKNRRNNPDRLELEKYCPRERKVTLHRETK
- a CDS encoding peptidoglycan D,D-transpeptidase FtsI family protein; translated protein: MGNFFGRFFKKKTRTKRQETGNKRIPFRLNLIFLLVGALFAVLIWKLADLQLIQGNYFKSAVNKNNSSTVYGNVQRGMIYDSTGKLLVGNKTERAITYTRGPKVTVNDMYQVATKLSKIVKVPTNKLTKKQMAQYYLASTEHQTQMAKQVPNAQNLNPDQKVEAELKIAQKNPPYQETTQFKNAAAIYISMSGAYRLTTTYVKYDNVSNQEIAQVGEHAQELPGVQVGTNWTREYPNGKEIQSITGTVTSNQVGLPDSRMNQLLSQGYSQNEAAGNNSLEEQYEPVLRGSKSQTDIKLNSDDQIVKAVKKYPGRRGDNLQLSINGKFQKELQDMVKKAQPGGNATGTYAVVMNPNTGAIIGMAGVSRNPKTGKVTQNDLGVMNSSITMGSVVKGATVYGALRSKVITPESSTLTDMPIKNGGTTKSSWFNKTGAANIALNASDALEVSSNSYMMQLAMKEAGYHYVEGAPLNMNPNIFNIERGYFNQFGLGVKTGIDLPNETTGIEGPGGFANIGKALDESFGNYDGYTTLQVAQYMSTIANGGYRVRPHVVENVRSTNGKTGKLGAVRETIMPQVLNTVPMSTDESRVIKQGLYQVVHGHNKYKTGGALADIKPEISAKTGTAQTFYNGQETTTLSLASYAPSDHPQVVVALAMTNLPNDAQSNNIDLAKNIYQAYWKDVQHNDN